The following are from one region of the Novosphingobium aureum genome:
- a CDS encoding TonB C-terminal domain-containing protein: protein MERVAGTLGVRKDEGVGLVVAVALHAGLLALLVLRPSSDEVIKPPQRIEVSISDEVGETSTSPDPFSEAAPDQAPTLGDPAPAQEAAPAIETPPEPAPQPQAAPAPAPEQPKPAPRPKPAPKPKPAPKPKPAPKPEPKKAESRKSSAIDDIVAKPSSSVKSASSKAKAEPKKAGGSKIGSNFLDGVSGASDDSGSGSPAAEIGPSARSALNAAISRQLKPHWQAPQGADAELLVTRVRFRLNKDGSLSGEPQVLSTSGRTASNAAQVQRHQEQAVRAVKLAAPFNLPEDLYEGWKVVTTNFDRRLSQ from the coding sequence ATGGAAAGGGTCGCGGGAACACTGGGAGTGCGCAAGGACGAAGGCGTCGGGCTCGTCGTCGCGGTGGCGCTGCACGCGGGGCTGCTGGCCCTGCTGGTGCTGCGTCCGTCCAGTGACGAGGTGATCAAGCCGCCGCAGCGCATCGAGGTCTCGATCAGCGACGAGGTCGGCGAGACCTCGACTTCGCCCGATCCCTTCAGCGAGGCCGCGCCCGATCAGGCCCCGACGCTCGGCGATCCGGCCCCGGCGCAGGAAGCCGCACCCGCGATCGAGACGCCGCCCGAACCGGCACCGCAGCCACAGGCCGCACCGGCGCCTGCACCCGAGCAGCCCAAGCCCGCGCCGCGCCCCAAGCCGGCGCCCAAGCCCAAACCCGCACCCAAGCCGAAGCCGGCTCCCAAGCCCGAGCCGAAGAAGGCCGAGAGCCGCAAGTCGAGCGCGATCGACGATATCGTCGCCAAGCCCTCGTCGAGCGTGAAGAGCGCCAGCAGCAAGGCCAAGGCCGAGCCCAAGAAGGCGGGCGGCAGCAAGATCGGTTCGAACTTCCTCGACGGCGTTTCGGGAGCCAGCGACGATAGTGGTTCAGGCTCGCCCGCAGCAGAGATCGGGCCGAGCGCGCGTTCCGCTCTCAACGCGGCGATCTCGCGCCAGCTCAAGCCGCACTGGCAGGCGCCGCAAGGGGCCGATGCCGAATTGCTGGTCACCCGCGTGCGCTTCCGCCTCAACAAGGACGGAAGCCTTTCGGGCGAACCGCAGGTACTTTCCACCAGCGGGCGCACCGCCTCGAACGCGGCGCAGGTCCAGCGCCATCAGGAACAGGCCGTTCGCGCGGTTAAGCTCGCAGCGCCCTTCAATCTGCCCGAGGATCTCTACGAGGGCTGGAAGGTCGTGACGACCAACTTTGACAGAAGGCTATCGCAATGA
- a CDS encoding ExbD/TolR family protein, which translates to MAMGVSGGGGGRRRGRGRSPMAEINVTPLVDVMLVLLIIFMVAAPLLKAAVPIELPDSRAKAMSEEAQEITITVRADGAVFLDSEQLAAGELPERLADIPAGADGRKPMVALRADRSLDYGRVVALMGELNRAGFTAISLVSDVSGGSGS; encoded by the coding sequence ATGGCGATGGGTGTGTCAGGCGGCGGAGGCGGCAGGCGGCGCGGGCGTGGCCGTTCGCCCATGGCCGAGATCAACGTGACCCCGCTCGTCGACGTCATGCTGGTGCTGCTGATCATCTTCATGGTCGCGGCCCCGCTGCTCAAGGCGGCAGTGCCGATCGAGCTGCCCGACAGCCGCGCCAAGGCCATGTCCGAAGAGGCGCAGGAGATCACCATCACGGTACGCGCGGACGGGGCCGTGTTCCTCGATTCCGAGCAGCTGGCCGCAGGCGAGCTGCCCGAGCGCCTCGCCGATATCCCGGCCGGAGCCGACGGGCGCAAGCCGATGGTCGCGCTGCGCGCCGACCGCTCGCTCGACTATGGCCGCGTGGTCGCGCTGATGGGCGAACTCAACCGTGCCGGCTTCACCGCGATCTCGCTGGTGAGCGACGTCAGCGGCGGTTCAGGTAGCTGA
- the tolQ gene encoding protein TolQ, translating to MILDLLAPTLDFAGDTDRLNPLRLFLEADIVVQAIMFGLLLASVWVWTIIITFSLRIGGVNRRCGEYERGFWEAENFETFQKQRGRGDVPMGKVAGAGLAEWRRNAQLRTLDPEGARQRIALAMNSSVGEEADLLSNRLNFLATVGSVAPFVGLFGTVWGIMNSFFQIGQQQNSSLAVVAPGISEALFATAIGLFAAIPAVIAYNRFSHRVNMVEGRLQRFADKLHMALTRQLESR from the coding sequence ATGATACTCGACCTGCTTGCGCCCACGCTCGATTTCGCCGGTGACACCGACCGCCTCAATCCGCTGCGCCTGTTTCTCGAAGCCGATATCGTCGTCCAGGCGATCATGTTCGGACTGCTGCTCGCGAGCGTGTGGGTCTGGACCATCATCATCACTTTCTCGCTGCGCATCGGCGGCGTGAACCGGCGCTGCGGCGAGTACGAGCGCGGGTTCTGGGAGGCGGAAAACTTCGAGACCTTCCAGAAGCAGCGCGGACGCGGCGACGTGCCGATGGGCAAGGTCGCGGGTGCGGGGCTTGCCGAATGGCGCCGCAACGCGCAGCTGCGCACGCTTGACCCCGAAGGTGCGCGCCAGCGCATCGCGCTCGCCATGAATTCCTCGGTCGGCGAGGAGGCGGACCTGCTCTCCAACCGGCTGAACTTCCTCGCGACGGTCGGTTCGGTCGCGCCCTTCGTCGGCCTGTTCGGCACCGTCTGGGGCATCATGAACAGCTTCTTCCAGATCGGGCAGCAGCAGAATTCCTCGCTCGCGGTCGTCGCCCCGGGCATCTCCGAGGCGCTCTTCGCGACCGCCATCGGTCTGTTCGCCGCGATCCCCGCGGTCATCGCCTACAACCGCTTCTCGCACCGCGTGAACATGGTCGAGGGGCGCCTGCAGCGCTTCGCCGACAAGCTGCACATGGCGCTAACCCGCCAGCTGGAGTCGCGCTGA
- a CDS encoding YbgC/FadM family acyl-CoA thioesterase codes for MTSPSRDPSTAKTLLRPTSGVIDGAIHRYPLRVYYEDTDAGGVVYHANYIRWFERARSDLLEVLGIDQRAALDSGEGLYTVAELAIRYLSPARLGDIVIVETAARDVGRVRCTLHQVAWRDGEKLAEATVKVGFISPEGRPRRQPEAWQRAFDAVVASAVPGTAPDQPHRFAAPGKAPGTEGQE; via the coding sequence ATGACGTCACCTTCCCGCGATCCTTCAACCGCCAAGACCCTGTTGCGCCCGACCAGCGGCGTGATCGATGGCGCGATCCATCGCTATCCGCTGCGCGTCTACTACGAAGATACCGACGCGGGCGGGGTGGTCTACCACGCCAACTACATCCGCTGGTTCGAGCGCGCCCGATCCGACCTGCTCGAGGTGCTCGGCATCGACCAGCGCGCAGCCCTCGACTCCGGCGAGGGGCTCTACACCGTCGCAGAACTGGCCATCCGCTATCTCTCGCCTGCGCGGCTGGGCGATATCGTGATCGTCGAGACCGCCGCGCGCGACGTCGGGCGGGTGCGCTGCACGCTGCACCAGGTCGCCTGGCGTGATGGCGAGAAGCTGGCCGAGGCCACGGTAAAGGTCGGGTTCATCAGTCCTGAAGGACGACCGCGCAGGCAACCCGAGGCGTGGCAACGCGCCTTCGACGCGGTTGTCGCCTCCGCCGTTCCCGGCACCGCCCCTGACCAACCCCACCGTTTCGCAGCCCCGGGCAAGGCCCCCGGCACGGAAGGACAAGAATGA
- a CDS encoding histidine triad nucleotide-binding protein produces MPIDPRQPYEDSNIFAKILRGELPCNKVYEDEVALAFHDIRPQAPVHVLVIPKGAYVSWDDFTAKADDAEIAAFMRAVGNVTRQLELDGPGYRLMVNMGQAGHQEVPHLHVHIFGGRQFFQMIAD; encoded by the coding sequence ATGCCGATCGATCCGAGGCAACCCTACGAAGACAGCAATATCTTCGCGAAGATCCTGCGCGGCGAACTGCCCTGTAACAAAGTCTACGAAGACGAGGTCGCGCTTGCCTTCCATGACATCCGTCCGCAGGCCCCGGTCCACGTGCTGGTGATTCCCAAGGGAGCCTACGTCTCCTGGGACGACTTCACCGCCAAGGCCGACGATGCCGAGATCGCCGCCTTCATGCGCGCGGTCGGCAATGTGACGCGCCAGCTCGAGCTTGACGGGCCGGGCTATCGTCTCATGGTCAACATGGGGCAGGCGGGGCATCAGGAAGTGCCGCATCTGCACGTCCACATCTTCGGCGGGCGCCAGTTCTTCCAGATGATCGCCGACTGA
- a CDS encoding phosphoribosyl-ATP diphosphatase yields the protein MSQSATPISAQTLARLEATIAERAAADPHSSYVAKLNAKGLPKIAQKLGEEATEAVIAALVEDKAALVGEAADLIFHLMVLLGNKGIPFAEVLAELDRREGVSGIAEKASRPAD from the coding sequence ATGAGCCAGTCCGCAACGCCTATCTCCGCACAGACCCTGGCCCGCCTCGAGGCGACCATCGCCGAGCGCGCTGCCGCCGATCCGCACAGCAGCTACGTCGCCAAGCTCAACGCCAAGGGTCTGCCCAAGATCGCACAGAAGCTGGGCGAGGAGGCGACCGAGGCGGTGATCGCCGCGCTCGTCGAGGACAAGGCAGCCTTGGTGGGCGAGGCGGCGGACCTGATCTTCCACCTCATGGTGCTGCTGGGCAACAAGGGTATCCCTTTTGCAGAAGTGCTCGCCGAACTCGACCGGCGCGAGGGCGTCTCGGGTATCGCCGAGAAGGCCTCGCGGCCCGCGGACTGA
- the hisF gene encoding imidazole glycerol phosphate synthase subunit HisF translates to MTVRVRVIPCLDVANGRVVKGVNFVDLKDAGDPVEQARAYDAAGADELCFLDISASHEGRGTLLDIVRRTAEVCFMPLTVGGGVRTAEDARALLLAGADKVAVNSAAVSRPEVVSDISERFGAQCIVASVDARRVDDGTGPKRWEIFTHGGRKATGIDALEHAVKLASLGAGELLVTSMDGDGTQAGYDLDLTRSIADAVSVPVIASGGVGNLDHLVAGVREGHASAVLAASIFHFGKHSIAEAHAALRAAGLPARA, encoded by the coding sequence ATGACCGTGCGCGTCCGTGTCATTCCTTGCCTCGACGTCGCCAATGGCCGCGTGGTCAAGGGCGTGAACTTCGTCGATCTCAAGGACGCGGGCGATCCGGTCGAGCAGGCCCGTGCCTACGATGCGGCGGGCGCGGACGAGCTGTGCTTCCTCGATATCTCGGCGAGCCACGAAGGGCGCGGCACGCTGCTCGATATCGTCCGGCGCACCGCCGAAGTCTGCTTCATGCCGCTGACCGTGGGCGGGGGCGTGCGCACTGCCGAGGATGCGCGCGCGCTGCTGCTCGCGGGCGCTGACAAGGTGGCGGTCAATTCCGCAGCCGTGTCGCGGCCCGAAGTGGTCTCCGACATTTCTGAGCGGTTCGGTGCGCAGTGCATCGTCGCCTCGGTCGATGCGCGCCGGGTCGACGATGGCACCGGCCCCAAGCGCTGGGAAATCTTCACGCACGGCGGGCGCAAGGCCACCGGCATCGACGCGCTCGAGCATGCGGTGAAGCTCGCTTCGCTGGGCGCTGGCGAACTGCTCGTCACCTCGATGGATGGCGATGGCACGCAGGCGGGCTATGATCTCGATCTCACCCGCTCGATTGCCGACGCGGTCTCGGTGCCGGTCATCGCCTCGGGCGGCGTCGGCAACCTCGATCACCTCGTCGCGGGCGTGCGCGAGGGCCACGCCAGCGCGGTGCTGGCGGCTTCGATCTTCCATTTCGGCAAGCACTCGATCGCCGAGGCCCACGCCGCGCTGCGCGCCGCCGGCTTGCCCGCCCGGGCCTGA
- the hisA gene encoding 1-(5-phosphoribosyl)-5-[(5-phosphoribosylamino)methylideneamino]imidazole-4-carboxamide isomerase, with amino-acid sequence MIVFPAIDLKQGQVVRLAEGDMDRATVYGDNPAAQAMMFAEAGSQFLHVVDLDGSFAGRAENREAVEAILEVFPGHVQLGGGIRTPEAVEGWFKLGVSRVVMGTAALKDPQFVKDMAKEWENGIVVAVDARDGMVATEGWADVSNVSVVDLARRFEDAGVASLLFTDIGRDGMLKGCNVQATVDLARQTDMPVIASGGVKGLDDIRMLKLHKADGIEGVITGRALYDGRLDLATAIQMAEKD; translated from the coding sequence ATGATCGTCTTTCCCGCCATCGACCTCAAGCAAGGTCAGGTCGTCCGCCTCGCCGAAGGTGATATGGACCGCGCCACCGTCTACGGCGACAACCCCGCCGCACAGGCGATGATGTTTGCCGAGGCCGGTTCGCAGTTCCTTCACGTGGTCGATCTCGACGGCTCCTTCGCGGGTCGTGCCGAGAACCGCGAGGCGGTCGAGGCGATCCTCGAGGTGTTCCCCGGACACGTCCAGCTGGGCGGCGGCATCCGCACCCCCGAGGCGGTCGAGGGCTGGTTCAAGCTCGGCGTCAGCCGCGTCGTGATGGGCACTGCCGCGCTCAAGGACCCGCAGTTCGTCAAGGACATGGCGAAGGAGTGGGAAAACGGCATCGTCGTCGCGGTCGACGCGCGCGACGGCATGGTGGCGACCGAGGGCTGGGCCGATGTCTCGAACGTCTCGGTGGTCGACCTTGCCCGCCGCTTCGAGGATGCGGGCGTTGCCTCGCTGCTGTTCACCGACATCGGGCGCGACGGCATGCTCAAGGGCTGCAACGTGCAGGCAACCGTCGATCTGGCGCGTCAGACCGACATGCCGGTCATCGCATCGGGCGGCGTGAAGGGCCTCGACGATATCCGCATGCTCAAGCTCCACAAGGCCGATGGCATCGAGGGCGTGATCACCGGCCGCGCGCTCTACGACGGGCGGCTCGATCTCGCGACCGCGATCCAGATGGCCGAGAAGGACTGA
- the hisH gene encoding imidazole glycerol phosphate synthase subunit HisH — translation MAQKLALIDYGAGNLHSVANALKAAGAEKVTVTADPMAVRTADRIVLPGVGAFKACADALWAIPGMVDALHERVQVGGVPFLGICVGMQLLATRGLEFGSTEGLDWIPGEVRLIERTDPMVKVPHMGWNDVGVGRVDPAHALIEPGEAYFLHSYHFVPDDGHSVAAMSDHGGGLVAAVARDNVVGVQFHPEKSQAYGLSLLSRFLDWKP, via the coding sequence ATGGCGCAGAAGCTCGCCCTCATCGACTATGGCGCGGGCAACCTGCATTCGGTCGCCAATGCGCTGAAGGCCGCTGGTGCGGAAAAGGTGACGGTGACCGCCGATCCGATGGCCGTGCGCACCGCCGATCGCATCGTTCTGCCGGGCGTCGGGGCGTTCAAGGCCTGCGCCGACGCGCTATGGGCGATACCCGGCATGGTCGATGCGCTGCACGAGCGGGTGCAGGTAGGCGGCGTGCCGTTTCTCGGCATTTGCGTCGGAATGCAGCTGCTCGCGACGCGCGGGCTCGAATTCGGCAGCACCGAGGGGCTCGACTGGATACCGGGCGAGGTGCGGCTGATCGAGCGCACCGACCCCATGGTCAAGGTCCCGCACATGGGCTGGAACGACGTGGGCGTAGGCAGGGTCGACCCGGCCCATGCGCTGATCGAGCCGGGCGAGGCCTATTTCCTGCACTCCTATCACTTCGTGCCCGACGACGGCCACTCGGTCGCGGCGATGAGCGATCACGGCGGCGGTCTCGTCGCAGCGGTCGCCCGTGACAATGTCGTCGGCGTGCAGTTCCATCCCGAGAAGAGCCAAGCCTACGGCCTTTCGCTCCTCTCCCGTTTCCTCGACTGGAAGCCCTGA
- the hisB gene encoding imidazoleglycerol-phosphate dehydratase HisB, which translates to MRTASIIRKTHETDIRIEINLDGTGQYDVSTGIGFLDHMIEQFSRHSLIDLVCHVKGDLHVDQHHTTEDSAIAIGQAIAQALGDKAGIGRYGEAHSPMDEALCRVVLDISGRPYFVWKAGFTQEKLGEFDTELVEHWFHSVSQAVGITLHMELLYGTNNHHICEGLFKGFARAMRSAVELDARKGGAVPSTKGILGGKSL; encoded by the coding sequence ATGCGTACAGCCTCGATCATCCGCAAGACTCACGAGACCGACATCCGCATCGAGATCAACCTCGACGGCACCGGACAGTACGACGTCTCGACCGGCATCGGCTTTCTCGATCACATGATCGAGCAGTTCTCGCGCCATTCGCTGATCGACCTGGTGTGCCACGTGAAGGGCGACCTGCACGTCGACCAGCACCACACCACCGAGGACAGCGCCATCGCCATCGGCCAGGCCATCGCGCAGGCGCTGGGCGACAAGGCGGGGATCGGTCGCTACGGCGAGGCCCACTCGCCGATGGACGAAGCGTTGTGCCGTGTCGTGCTCGACATCTCCGGGCGGCCCTACTTCGTGTGGAAGGCCGGCTTCACGCAGGAAAAGCTGGGCGAGTTCGACACCGAACTGGTCGAGCACTGGTTCCACTCGGTCTCGCAGGCGGTCGGCATCACGCTGCACATGGAACTGCTCTACGGCACCAACAACCACCACATCTGCGAGGGGCTGTTCAAGGGCTTCGCGCGCGCCATGCGCAGCGCCGTCGAGCTCGATGCGCGCAAGGGCGGCGCAGTGCCCTCGACCAAGGGCATCCTCGGGGGCAAGTCGCTCTGA
- a CDS encoding SspB family protein: MNDTPPDSLIPYDEIVQEALRAVVGRVLGQVEATSGALPGNHHFYITFKTGAPGVNIPADLRTRFPDEMTIVLQNKFWDLSVREDGFTVSLSFNQMPAKLEIPFSAITAFVDPAVDFGLQFQAMDDDEEDELGDAGNDGAERDVASRITPSDDGSNVVSVDFGKKK; the protein is encoded by the coding sequence ATGAACGATACGCCACCAGACAGCCTGATCCCCTACGACGAGATCGTGCAGGAAGCCCTGCGCGCCGTTGTCGGGCGTGTGCTGGGCCAGGTCGAAGCGACGAGCGGCGCTCTTCCCGGCAATCACCACTTCTACATCACCTTCAAGACCGGCGCACCGGGCGTGAACATCCCCGCGGACCTGCGCACGCGTTTCCCCGACGAGATGACGATCGTCCTGCAGAACAAGTTCTGGGATCTCTCGGTGCGCGAAGACGGCTTCACGGTGAGCCTCAGCTTCAACCAGATGCCCGCCAAGCTCGAGATTCCCTTCTCGGCGATCACCGCGTTCGTCGACCCCGCAGTGGACTTCGGCCTGCAGTTCCAGGCGATGGATGATGACGAGGAAGACGAACTCGGCGATGCGGGCAACGACGGCGCGGAACGCGACGTCGCCTCGCGCATTACTCCCAGCGACGACGGCTCGAATGTCGTTTCGGTCGATTTCGGCAAGAAGAAGTAA
- the gmk gene encoding guanylate kinase, whose amino-acid sequence MDSQPDSRTAPSASTPDAAKDALERRGLMLILSSPSGTGKTTIARMLLEEDAMICNSVSCTTRPPRPGEIDGKDYHFVSQDQFDRMAEQGDFLEWAHVFGKSYGTPKAQVKAGLKAGQDYLFDIDWQGTQQLYQKLERDVVRVFLLPPSIDELRRRLTGRGTDSAEVIAARMDRARSEISHWDGYDYVVVNDDIAACFAKVKQILAAERLRRARQTGLIGFVRELMEPGDELG is encoded by the coding sequence ATGGACAGCCAGCCCGATTCCCGGACCGCCCCCTCTGCCAGCACGCCCGACGCCGCTAAGGATGCGCTTGAGCGGCGCGGCCTCATGCTCATCCTCTCCTCGCCCTCGGGCACAGGCAAGACGACCATCGCGCGTATGCTGCTCGAGGAGGACGCGATGATCTGCAACTCGGTCTCGTGCACGACCCGCCCCCCGCGCCCCGGCGAAATCGACGGCAAGGACTACCACTTCGTCAGCCAGGACCAGTTCGACCGCATGGCCGAGCAGGGCGACTTTCTCGAATGGGCCCACGTCTTCGGCAAGTCCTACGGCACCCCCAAAGCGCAGGTAAAGGCAGGCCTCAAGGCTGGGCAGGACTACCTCTTCGACATCGACTGGCAGGGCACCCAGCAGCTCTACCAGAAGCTCGAACGCGACGTCGTGCGCGTGTTCCTGCTCCCCCCTTCGATCGACGAGCTGCGCCGCCGCCTGACCGGGCGCGGCACCGACAGCGCCGAGGTCATCGCCGCGCGCATGGACCGGGCCCGGTCGGAAATCAGCCACTGGGACGGCTACGACTACGTCGTGGTCAACGATGACATCGCCGCCTGTTTCGCCAAGGTGAAGCAGATCCTCGCCGCCGAACGCCTGCGCCGCGCGCGCCAGACCGGCCTCATCGGCTTCGTGCGCGAGCTGATGGAACCAGGCGACGAACTGGGCTGA
- the dapD gene encoding 2,3,4,5-tetrahydropyridine-2,6-dicarboxylate N-succinyltransferase — MSDIETAIEAAFEDRANVTPASEDVRKIVEEALGLLDSGKARVAEPDGEGGWKVNQWLKKAVLLSFRLNDNAPMEYGSAGAPAFDKVPLKFTGWSEDDFKAAGIRVVPGAVVRRSAHIAKGVVLMPSFTNLGAYVGEGTMVDTWATVGSCAQIGKNVHISGGVGIGGVLEPLQAGPVIIEDNCFIGARSEVAEGVRVGEGAVLSMGVYLGASTKIVNRATGEVHVGYVPPYSVVVPGTLPGKPLPDGTPGPSLYCAVIVKTVDAQTRSKTGINELLRD; from the coding sequence ATGTCCGATATCGAAACCGCGATCGAAGCCGCCTTCGAGGACCGCGCCAACGTCACCCCCGCCAGCGAGGACGTGCGCAAGATCGTCGAAGAGGCACTCGGCCTGCTCGATTCGGGCAAGGCCCGCGTCGCCGAGCCCGACGGCGAAGGTGGCTGGAAGGTCAACCAGTGGCTCAAGAAGGCGGTCCTCCTCTCGTTCCGCCTGAACGACAACGCGCCGATGGAATACGGCTCGGCCGGGGCCCCCGCCTTCGACAAGGTGCCGCTCAAGTTCACCGGCTGGAGCGAGGACGACTTCAAGGCTGCCGGTATCCGCGTGGTCCCCGGTGCGGTCGTGCGCCGCAGCGCGCACATCGCCAAGGGCGTGGTGCTGATGCCCTCGTTCACCAACCTTGGCGCCTACGTCGGCGAGGGCACGATGGTCGACACCTGGGCCACCGTCGGTTCGTGCGCGCAGATCGGCAAGAACGTCCACATCTCGGGCGGCGTCGGCATCGGCGGCGTGCTCGAGCCGCTCCAGGCCGGTCCGGTCATCATCGAGGACAACTGCTTCATCGGCGCGCGTTCGGAAGTAGCCGAAGGCGTGCGCGTGGGTGAAGGCGCGGTGCTATCGATGGGCGTCTACCTCGGCGCCTCGACCAAGATCGTGAACCGCGCAACCGGCGAAGTCCACGTCGGCTATGTGCCCCCCTACTCGGTCGTCGTGCCCGGCACCCTGCCCGGCAAGCCGCTCCCCGACGGCACCCCCGGCCCTTCGCTCTACTGCGCGGTGATCGTGAAGACCGTCGACGCGCAGACGCGCTCGAAGACCGGTATCAACGAACTTCTTCGCGACTGA
- a CDS encoding DUF2945 domain-containing protein, with translation MSNSYKTGTKVRWHWGSGSATGTVTERFERRVQRTIKGSKIVRNGSDDNPAYLIEQDDGDRVLKSGSELEGA, from the coding sequence ATGAGCAACAGCTATAAGACCGGCACGAAAGTCCGCTGGCATTGGGGTAGCGGCAGCGCCACCGGCACCGTCACCGAGCGCTTCGAACGGCGGGTGCAGCGTACCATCAAAGGCAGCAAGATCGTGCGCAACGGTTCGGACGACAACCCCGCCTACCTGATCGAGCAGGACGACGGAGACCGCGTGCTCAAGAGCGGCTCCGAACTGGAAGGCGCCTGA
- a CDS encoding DUF1810 domain-containing protein gives MDAPASRLDLQRFVDAQHSVWTEALGELRAGAKRGHWMWFIFPQIAGLGRSDLSRFYAVRDLEEACAYLEHPVLAPRLVEATRAVSESGRRRSARAMLGEVDAMKLRSSLTLFDYADCHCGTDPAATPFGEALCRLFSGQRDRLTLEIVAETAAD, from the coding sequence ATGGACGCGCCGGCCAGTCGGCTGGACCTACAACGTTTCGTCGATGCGCAGCACTCAGTCTGGACCGAGGCGCTGGGTGAATTGCGTGCAGGTGCGAAGCGCGGCCACTGGATGTGGTTCATCTTTCCGCAAATCGCAGGCCTCGGCCGGAGCGACCTGTCGCGTTTTTACGCCGTTCGTGACCTTGAGGAGGCCTGCGCCTATCTCGAACACCCCGTTCTTGCTCCTCGCCTCGTCGAAGCCACGCGCGCGGTCAGCGAGAGTGGTCGCCGGCGCAGCGCACGTGCGATGCTGGGAGAAGTCGACGCGATGAAGCTGCGCAGCAGTCTCACGCTATTCGACTACGCCGACTGCCATTGCGGTACCGATCCCGCCGCAACCCCCTTCGGCGAAGCGCTATGCCGTCTTTTCTCGGGGCAGCGCGACCGGCTCACCCTGGAGATCGTTGCCGAAACGGCAGCAGACTGA
- a CDS encoding Rrf2 family transcriptional regulator → MRLTAHTDYAMRILLHAAAARQRDPRLLLSIAEVARAHDISRNHAMKIVSHLGHAGFLETVRGRSGGFRLAREPETIRIGAVVRSTEPCLEPALCKTCALNGACGFSTMLDKAVAAFLAVLDDCTLADATRTTRIDLTGGGPAGSLGLPADNKSAQHTEEERLDDYPIPGTGTARRAFSS, encoded by the coding sequence GTGCGCCTTACCGCGCATACCGATTATGCCATGCGCATCCTGCTGCATGCTGCGGCCGCACGTCAGCGTGACCCGCGGCTGCTGCTGTCGATCGCCGAGGTTGCGAGGGCACACGATATTTCGCGCAACCATGCGATGAAGATCGTCAGCCACCTTGGCCACGCCGGGTTTCTGGAGACAGTGCGCGGGCGCAGCGGCGGCTTCCGGCTGGCCCGCGAGCCGGAAACCATCCGCATCGGTGCTGTCGTGCGCAGTACCGAACCATGTCTCGAGCCGGCATTGTGCAAGACTTGCGCGCTCAACGGGGCCTGCGGCTTCTCGACCATGCTCGACAAGGCCGTCGCCGCATTCCTAGCCGTACTCGACGATTGCACCCTCGCCGATGCCACGAGGACTACGCGCATCGATCTGACAGGCGGGGGCCCCGCCGGGTCGCTAGGCCTGCCTGCGGACAACAAGTCGGCGCAACATACCGAGGAAGAACGTCTCGACGATTATCCGATCCCGGGAACCGGGACGGCCCGCCGGGCGTTCTCCTCTTGA